A region of Zeugodacus cucurbitae isolate PBARC_wt_2022May chromosome 5, idZeuCucr1.2, whole genome shotgun sequence DNA encodes the following proteins:
- the LOC128922016 gene encoding ADP-ribosylation factor-like protein 5B isoform X2, translating into MVGLDNAGKTTILYQFLMNEVVHTSPTIGSNVEEVVWRNIHFLVWDLGGQQSLRAAWSTYYTNTEFIIMVIDSTDRERLAVTRDELYRMLQHEDLCKASLLVYANKQDLKGAMSAAEISRQLDLTSIKKHQWHIQACCALTGEGLYQGLEWIVQRIKKK; encoded by the exons ATGGTTGGCTTAGATAATGCCGgcaaaactacaatactctATCAATTCCTCATGAATGAAGTCGTACACACCAGCCCCACAATTGGTTCCAACGTGGAGGAGGTGGTGTGGCGGAACATACACTTTCTGGTGTGGGATTTGGGCGGACAGCAGAGTTTGCGCGCCGCCTGGAGCACTTATTACACAAACACAgag TTTATTATTATGGTCATCGATTCGACGGATCGCGAGCGTTTGGCTGTTACACGCGACGAACTGTATCGCATGCTGCAGCATGAAGATCTGTGCAAAGCCAGTCTATTAGTTTATGCGAATAAACAG GATCTCAAGGGTGCTATGTCGGCTGCGGAAATTTCACGTCAATTGGACTTAACCTCGATTAAGAAGCATCAATGGCATATACAAGCGTGTTGTGCGCTCACCGGCGAGGG GCTTTATCAGGGGCTCGAGTGGATCGTGCAGCGTATCAAAAAGAAATGA
- the LOC128922016 gene encoding ADP-ribosylation factor-like protein 5B isoform X1: MGLLISKLWSMFGNEEHKLVMVGLDNAGKTTILYQFLMNEVVHTSPTIGSNVEEVVWRNIHFLVWDLGGQQSLRAAWSTYYTNTEFIIMVIDSTDRERLAVTRDELYRMLQHEDLCKASLLVYANKQDLKGAMSAAEISRQLDLTSIKKHQWHIQACCALTGEGLYQGLEWIVQRIKKK, translated from the exons atggggcttttaatttcaaaattatggaGCATGTTTGGGAATGAAG AGCACAAATTAGTAATGGTTGGCTTAGATAATGCCGgcaaaactacaatactctATCAATTCCTCATGAATGAAGTCGTACACACCAGCCCCACAATTGGTTCCAACGTGGAGGAGGTGGTGTGGCGGAACATACACTTTCTGGTGTGGGATTTGGGCGGACAGCAGAGTTTGCGCGCCGCCTGGAGCACTTATTACACAAACACAgag TTTATTATTATGGTCATCGATTCGACGGATCGCGAGCGTTTGGCTGTTACACGCGACGAACTGTATCGCATGCTGCAGCATGAAGATCTGTGCAAAGCCAGTCTATTAGTTTATGCGAATAAACAG GATCTCAAGGGTGCTATGTCGGCTGCGGAAATTTCACGTCAATTGGACTTAACCTCGATTAAGAAGCATCAATGGCATATACAAGCGTGTTGTGCGCTCACCGGCGAGGG GCTTTATCAGGGGCTCGAGTGGATCGTGCAGCGTATCAAAAAGAAATGA